Within the uncultured Draconibacterium sp. genome, the region TTTCTGTCTCGACCGCGGCGGATTAGTGGGAGAAGACGGGCCTACGCATCATGGCGTTTTTGATATTGCTTATATGCGTTCGGTTCCGAATATGATCGTGTCTGCACCAATGGACGAAATAGAGCTGCGCAACCTGATGTACACTGCACAGCTCGAGGATATTAATCAGCCATTTTCAATCCGGTACCCACGTGGTTGCGGAATAATTGCCGACTGGCAAAAGGAATTTGAGAAAATTGAAATTGGTAAAGGCCGAAAACTAACCGATGGCAGCGATATTGCTTTGCTGTCGATAGGAAAAACCGGAATCTTTGCGCAGCGTGCAGTAAAAATCCTGGCCAAAAGCGATATTTCGGCGGCCCACTACGATATGCGTTTCGTAAAACCGCTCGATACCGAAATGTTGACCGTAATAATGCAGCAATTCGACAAGGTTATAACCATCGAAGACGGCAGCATTCAGGGTGGATTTGGAAGTGCAATTCTCGAATTTATGGCAAAAAATGGGTTCACCAATAAAATCAAAATCCTGGGAATACCTGACAAGTTTATCGAACATGGAACACCCGAAGAATTATATCAGGAATGTGGCATTGATACAAAAGGTATTGTACTAAGCGTAAGAGAATTAGTTAGTAAAACGAAAATCGTTTAAACATTAAATACTCCTACATTCTAATATTCCCATATTCGAACACTCCGATGTTTAGCCATTCAGTTATCGATATAATATTTTTATCTTTAAGTCGTTCTGAAGAGTGTACTTAAAAACCATTTGCATTGGACATCTATCTTAAACGACGACGGGGGAAAATTTTACTGCTTCTTATTGCTGTTCTTATCGGAGTGGCATCGATGCTGTACACCAATTGGCTCACCAAAAAGATGGCCAATGAAGAACGTAACAAAGTTGAAATTTGGGCCGAAGCCATAAAAGGAATTAATGATGCTGGAATAAATATAACCTCACCGGAACTGAGCCAATTACAAACTCGCTACCTCCAGTTTTTAAATATGGTTAGCGAAAAAAACACAACTATTCCCATCCTGATTTTAAATCCTGACGGAACTTTTAATACCGACCGAAACATTACTTATCGCGAAGACAGAAAAGAAGAGGTACTGCAACACGAGCTGGAAAAAATGAAGGATTATGCCGCCCCGATTCCAATTGATTTAGGCGACGGATACGAGCTGAAGTTGTACTACCGCGAATCGAGCATCTTGCGAAACCTGCGATTGTACCCCATTATCCAATTGATTGTTATTGTGATATTTATTCTGGTTGCCTATTTTGCGTTTCTGGCTACCAACCGCGCCGAGCAAAACCAGGTATGGGTGGGCATGTCGAAGGAAACAGCGCACCAACTCGGCACTCCTATTTCTTCGCTGATGGCATGGATCGAACTGCTAAAATTAAAAGATGTTGATCCTAATTTGATCAAAGAACTGGAACAAGATACTTCGCGGCTGGAACGAATTACCGAACGCTTTTCTAAAATCGGATCGAAACCGGAGCTGCTCCGGGTTAACCTCATCGAAGTATTAAATTCGGCCGTTTCGTACCTGAAGCGACGCTCGTCGGACAAGGTAAAATTTGAGCTGAATTACGACACCAATGGCTACATTGAAACGCCTTTAAACGGAGCTCTGTTCTCCTGGGTAATCGAGAATTTGTGCAAAAATGCCATCGATGCTATGGGCAACAACGGCACCATCACCATCAATGTAAAAGAAAAAGAAAAGCAGATAAATATCGACCTCACCGATACCGGATGTGGCATCTCTAAAAACCACCAGAAATCGATTTTCCATCCCGGTTTCTCAACCAAAAAACGAGGATGGGGATTAGGACTGTCTTTGGCCAAACGAATTGTTGAAATTTACCATAATGGTAAAATTTTCATTAAAACATCGGAGCTCGGAAAAGGTACAACGTTTAGAATAATTCTGAACAAATAACCTCGTACTATATTTTTCCAACCTCAAAAACAGCACATATTTAACTGTCGCCCAATCAATTAATTGCACCAACTAATTGTAAGTTTAACAATATACATCTGTTCCGGTCTATTCTTTTCTATTTTGATCTAGGAATTTTAACAAATTTTATATAACATTGCCCCATTATTGTATGATTAACAATAAGGCAATTAAACTAAAACTATCAAATATGAACAGATCAAAAATCGACTCTTCTAAGGTGTCTTATGGGGATATCCCACCCGAAAATCTTCACGATTCTATCAAATAAAAATTTCAGGTCTTTTTACTCAATAAATAATCAAATAATTAATCTATGAGAAAAATGAAAGTTAGCAGAAAATTCTTATGGAATTTTTCTAAGTTAAAAATCATGCTGGCTTTTGGGCTAAGTATGGTGTTAATGCTGTCGGCAAGTTTGCATGCCAACGCTGAAAAAGCAGATGGTCAGCAAAAGAAGACAGTTTCAGGAACAGTGGTTGATGCTGAGGACAATGTGCCGGTAATTGGCGCTACTGTCAGTGTTCAGGGTACAACAAATGGTACTGTAACAAACATTGATGGAGAATTTTCGCTTAGCGTTAATCCAACCGACGTGCTTGTGTTCTCGTTTATCGGTTACAAAACTCAAACTATTCCGGTAGGAGATCAAACAACTTTTAACGTTACTCTTCAACAAGATGTAACCGACCTTGACGAAGTAGTTGTTGTAGGTTATGGTGTACAAAAGAAAAAGCTTGTTACCGGTGCCACAGTTCAGGTGGATGGAGACAATCTTCAGAAAATGAACACCACCAGTGCTCTGGGTGCTTTACAAACCCAAAGTCCGGGTGTTAACATCACACAAGTTTCTGGTCAGCCAGGAGACGGGTTTAAAGTTACCATTCGTGGTTTAGGTACTGTTGGTAATGCATCTCCTCTTTATGTAATCGATGGGGTTGCAGGGGGCGACATTAACTCGTTAAACCCATCAGACATCGAGTCTGTTGATGTATTAAAAGATGCCGCTTCGGCAGCTATCTATGGTGCTCGTGCTGCAAACGGTGTAATTCTTGTTACTACTAAAAAAGGTACAAAAGGCAAAATGCGCATTAGTTACGATGGCTATTATGGTGTTCAATACTTAGCAAAAATGCCATCTATATTAAATGCACAAGAATCGATTGCAATGAGCAACGAAATTCGTTTTAATGAAGGACGTAATTTCCAAGACTGGGAAGGTTTGTTGCCTCCCGATCTGTACAGCTCCATAACTGATGGTTCATGGGAAGGAACAAACTGGCTGGAAGAATCGTACAACGAAGCAGCTCCTACTCAAAACCACGCCATTAATCTATATGGAGGTAACGATCAATCAGTATTCTCAATTGGGTTCTCATATTCAGCACAAGAAGGTATTTTAGGAAAACCAGTACAATCGGATTACGAAAGATATACTGCACGTATTAACTCCGACCATGTTTTATTTGAAAAAGGCGGAATGGACATTATTAAAATTGGAGAAACACTGAATTTTAATACCAATACAAGATCGGGAATTGCAACCGGTAATATATATTGGAACTCTATTTACGATTTATTAGTTGCTACTCCGTTATTACCAGCTTACGATAACGAAGGAAACTTTTATGACTACTATGACAAACAAGACAACGATTGGAATCTTGACGGAAACGCAGGAAACCCACTGGCTCAAATGGCAATGTCATCAAGAGGGCTAAACGAATCTGTTAATTACGGCTTGCAAACCAGCGCTTATTTAGAAATTCAACCAATTAAGAATCTGATTATCAAATCACAGTTTGGCTACAAAATGAGTGCATCGCGTTACCGTTCTTACGATGCTATTCGCCGTTTATCAAATACTGTAAATGTTACTATGGATGCAGTTAGCCAAAGTGGTAGTTCGGGGCACAATATTACATTAGACAATACCATTGCCTACTCTTTTGACATTGACGAAACACACGAATTTAGCGCAGTTATTGGTCAATCAATAGAGAAATGGGGAATGGGAGCAAACATCAGCTCTGGTGGTAGTAACACCATTTTCCCAGGACTATTTGATTATGCCTGGGTAGACAACTCAAAACCAACAGAATTATCACAACGAAGTGCCGGTGGTAGCCCTTGGGGCGAAGGAGGATTGGCTTCATTCTTTGGTAGAATAAATTATAATTTTAACGAAACTTATTTATTCTCGGCAGTTATGCGTGCCGACGGATCTTCAAACTTTTCGAAAGGAAACCGCTGGGGCTATTTCCCATCAGTATCAGCAGGTTGGGTAATGACCAACGAAAACTTTTTGGAAACTACGTCTAACTGGTTAGACTTCTTTAAACTTCGTGCAAGTTGGGGACAAAATGGTAACTCATCGATAGCTAATTTCCAATACCTTTCTACAATTTCGTTTGACGAAAGCAATGGTTATTACTTCGCTTCCGACAAAAAAACGCAAACTGTTGGTGGTTATGCCGATATTCTTGCCAACCCCGATGTTACCTGGGAAACATCTGAACAGTTAAACATTGGTTTTGATGCACGTTTCTTAAACTCTCGTTTAGGGCTTACTTTCGACTGGTATACCAAAACTACAAAAGACTGGTTAGTAACCGCTCCTATTTCTGCTGTTTGGGGTTTAAATCCACCATCAGTAAACGGAGGAGATGTTGAAAATAAAGGTATTGAAATTGCATTTACATGGAACGACAACATTGGCGATTTTAATTACAACATTGGTGTTAACATGTCGCACAACAAAAACGAAGTTACCCATATTGCAAATGCCGAAGGTATTATCCATGGTAATATAAACGTACTTGCTCAAGGAACCAGCGAAATGTACCGTGCCCAGGAAGGTTATCCTATCGGATATTTTTATGGATACAAAACTGACGGAGTATTCCAAAACTGGGAACAAGTAGAGAGCACTGACGCAAGATATGCCGGAGCAGAACCTGGTGATCTAATTTTTGTGGACACAAACAACGATGGAGAGATCACTGAAGACGACAGGACAATGATTGGTAATCCACACCCCGATTATATTATGGGATTAAACATCAACATGTCGTACAAAGGACTTGATTTTGCAGTTAACGGGGTTGGTGCTTTCGGCCACCAAATTGCTTTATACGATCGTTATACAACAAAAATTTTCGACAGATGGACAGGAGAAGGTACCTCTAATACCATGCCTCGCTTAACATCAACAAGCCATACTAACTGGCAAAATATCTCGGAAATGTATTTTGAAGACGGCGACTATTTTAAAGTTAAAAACATTACGATAGGATACGATTTTAAAACTATCTTACCGAATGTTCCTTTAGAACAAATGAGATTATATTTCTCGGCTCAAAACCTAATTACCTTTACTAATTATTCAGGTATGGATCCTGAAGTTGGTTATGGTTACGATGGAGGAAATAATGACGGACACGAAAACTGGTCATCAGGAATTGATCTGGGATATTATCCAAGTCCTAGAACATTAATGGTTGGTGTAAATCTTAAATTTTAGGAGAAGTAGATCATGAAAAATATATTATTACTAATAATTATAGCTTTTGCCTTTGCTAGTTGCGAAGACTTCTTAGACACAGAAAGCTACACAAAAAAGAATACAGGGAACTACCCTCAAAGTGCCGATGATGCCATTCAGATGGTAACTGGTGTTTATGCAACACTAAATACCCCATTGGCAAACGTACAAAACACCTATTTATATGCGGCAGAATTAGCCTCAGACGACCGTTTTGGTGGTGGTGGCGAAAACGATAAAGGAATGCAGGTACTCGATCACCTGTTATACACTGACATGAATCGTTTTCAAACTTTCTGGACCGACAGATACTCAGGAATTAGCAGAGCAACAATGGCGCTGGCTAATTTAGATAAAGTTGAAGATGAAGAAATGAGAAACCAATTGATGGGTGAAACTTATTTCTTAAGAGCCTTCTTTTATTTTGAACTGGCTCAGTTGTTCGAAAGAGTACCATTAATCACCGAAATTCCGCAAACAGTTAGCGAAGCAGGTGAATATCCGGCACAAGCAGAACCTGAAGAAATCTATGCTTCTATTGCTTCTGATTTAAAAAATGCAATAGATATAATGCCTTCGTACGATTGGCAAAATATAATTTCAGGCGAAG harbors:
- a CDS encoding TonB-dependent receptor; protein product: MKVSRKFLWNFSKLKIMLAFGLSMVLMLSASLHANAEKADGQQKKTVSGTVVDAEDNVPVIGATVSVQGTTNGTVTNIDGEFSLSVNPTDVLVFSFIGYKTQTIPVGDQTTFNVTLQQDVTDLDEVVVVGYGVQKKKLVTGATVQVDGDNLQKMNTTSALGALQTQSPGVNITQVSGQPGDGFKVTIRGLGTVGNASPLYVIDGVAGGDINSLNPSDIESVDVLKDAASAAIYGARAANGVILVTTKKGTKGKMRISYDGYYGVQYLAKMPSILNAQESIAMSNEIRFNEGRNFQDWEGLLPPDLYSSITDGSWEGTNWLEESYNEAAPTQNHAINLYGGNDQSVFSIGFSYSAQEGILGKPVQSDYERYTARINSDHVLFEKGGMDIIKIGETLNFNTNTRSGIATGNIYWNSIYDLLVATPLLPAYDNEGNFYDYYDKQDNDWNLDGNAGNPLAQMAMSSRGLNESVNYGLQTSAYLEIQPIKNLIIKSQFGYKMSASRYRSYDAIRRLSNTVNVTMDAVSQSGSSGHNITLDNTIAYSFDIDETHEFSAVIGQSIEKWGMGANISSGGSNTIFPGLFDYAWVDNSKPTELSQRSAGGSPWGEGGLASFFGRINYNFNETYLFSAVMRADGSSNFSKGNRWGYFPSVSAGWVMTNENFLETTSNWLDFFKLRASWGQNGNSSIANFQYLSTISFDESNGYYFASDKKTQTVGGYADILANPDVTWETSEQLNIGFDARFLNSRLGLTFDWYTKTTKDWLVTAPISAVWGLNPPSVNGGDVENKGIEIAFTWNDNIGDFNYNIGVNMSHNKNEVTHIANAEGIIHGNINVLAQGTSEMYRAQEGYPIGYFYGYKTDGVFQNWEQVESTDARYAGAEPGDLIFVDTNNDGEITEDDRTMIGNPHPDYIMGLNINMSYKGLDFAVNGVGAFGHQIALYDRYTTKIFDRWTGEGTSNTMPRLTSTSHTNWQNISEMYFEDGDYFKVKNITIGYDFKTILPNVPLEQMRLYFSAQNLITFTNYSGMDPEVGYGYDGGNNDGHENWSSGIDLGYYPSPRTLMVGVNLKF
- a CDS encoding HAMP domain-containing sensor histidine kinase, with amino-acid sequence MDIYLKRRRGKILLLLIAVLIGVASMLYTNWLTKKMANEERNKVEIWAEAIKGINDAGINITSPELSQLQTRYLQFLNMVSEKNTTIPILILNPDGTFNTDRNITYREDRKEEVLQHELEKMKDYAAPIPIDLGDGYELKLYYRESSILRNLRLYPIIQLIVIVIFILVAYFAFLATNRAEQNQVWVGMSKETAHQLGTPISSLMAWIELLKLKDVDPNLIKELEQDTSRLERITERFSKIGSKPELLRVNLIEVLNSAVSYLKRRSSDKVKFELNYDTNGYIETPLNGALFSWVIENLCKNAIDAMGNNGTITINVKEKEKQINIDLTDTGCGISKNHQKSIFHPGFSTKKRGWGLGLSLAKRIVEIYHNGKIFIKTSELGKGTTFRIILNK